The proteins below come from a single Cupriavidus pauculus genomic window:
- a CDS encoding glycogen/starch/alpha-glucan phosphorylase — protein sequence MNEPTRLRGAPAANTDQGDDTRTAMSGATIRRAFLDHVFYTQGKLPGHASGNDLYQALAHTVRDRLVQRWISTAETYQSQPSRTVAYLSAEFLMGPHLGNNLVNLGIFDDVRAAMASLDLDLDEILAQEVEPGLGNGGLGRLAACFMDSLASLEIPALGYGIRYEYGIFHQNIIDGMQVESTDTWLRNGNPWEIQRSEWAVQVRLGGHTEHYTDDRGHYRVRWVPVKTVHGVPFDSPILGYRVNTVNTLRLWRAEATEAFDFHTFNRGDYLGAVNKKVTSENLTKVLYPNDETLQGKELRLEQQYFFVACSLQDMMRLLATQGMPVTRFHEKFAVQLNDTHPAIGIAELMRLLVDDHDVPWQEAWHITRHAFAYTNHTLLPEALEQWPLELFGRILPRHLEIIYELNARFLDDVRIRFYGDETRLTRLSLINEQGGRHVRMANLACLGSHAINGVAALHSQLMREDVLKDVYEMWPDKFTNVTNGVTPRRWIALSNPRMTQLVTEAIGDGWIRDLGEIRALEPYADDAAFRERWYDVRRENKRDLARLVRDATGVVIDPESMFDVMVKRIHEYKRQHLAVLHIIALYHRIKSDPHAEITPRTFLFGGKAAPGYHYAKLMIRFVTSVADVVNNDPQVRDRLKVVFLPNFNVTYGQRIYPAADLSEQISLAGKEASGTGNMKFAMNGAITIGTMDGANIELRDAIGPDFFFPFGLNAAEVYALKAAGYRPATFYESDPELRAVIDLIQHGFFSKGDAAVFRPLFEGLLQHDPYMLLADFASYVHCQQNVSNAYGDRARWQRMSILSSARSGHFSSDRAIREYADRIWRVEPVPVCLLHRSSGQVQGARQAGEPGFSERCAP from the coding sequence ATGAATGAACCCACACGGCTGCGGGGCGCGCCCGCGGCAAACACGGATCAGGGCGACGACACGCGCACCGCGATGTCGGGCGCGACGATCCGCCGGGCATTTCTCGACCACGTCTTCTACACGCAGGGCAAACTGCCCGGCCATGCCAGCGGCAACGATCTCTATCAGGCACTCGCCCATACGGTGCGAGACCGCCTCGTGCAGCGCTGGATCAGTACCGCCGAGACCTATCAGAGCCAGCCGTCCCGCACGGTGGCCTATCTGTCCGCGGAATTCCTCATGGGGCCGCACCTCGGCAACAACCTCGTGAATCTCGGGATCTTCGACGACGTACGCGCGGCCATGGCCTCGCTGGACCTCGATCTCGACGAAATCCTCGCGCAGGAAGTGGAACCCGGCCTCGGCAACGGCGGCCTGGGCCGGCTGGCGGCGTGCTTCATGGACTCGCTCGCGTCGCTCGAGATTCCCGCGCTCGGCTACGGCATCCGCTACGAGTACGGCATCTTCCACCAGAACATCATCGACGGCATGCAGGTGGAGAGTACCGACACCTGGCTGCGCAACGGCAACCCATGGGAGATCCAGCGCTCGGAATGGGCGGTACAGGTGCGCCTGGGCGGCCATACCGAACATTACACCGACGATCGGGGCCATTACCGCGTGCGCTGGGTGCCGGTCAAGACCGTGCACGGCGTGCCGTTCGATTCGCCGATCCTGGGATATCGCGTCAACACCGTCAATACACTGCGGCTATGGCGTGCGGAAGCGACCGAAGCGTTCGACTTCCACACGTTCAACCGTGGCGACTACCTGGGCGCGGTCAACAAGAAGGTGACGTCGGAGAACCTGACCAAGGTGCTCTACCCCAACGACGAGACCCTGCAGGGCAAGGAGCTGCGGCTGGAGCAGCAATATTTCTTCGTCGCGTGCTCGCTGCAGGACATGATGCGACTGCTGGCGACCCAGGGCATGCCGGTCACGCGGTTCCACGAGAAGTTCGCCGTACAGCTCAACGACACCCATCCGGCCATCGGTATTGCGGAGCTGATGCGGCTGCTCGTCGATGACCACGACGTGCCATGGCAGGAGGCGTGGCATATCACACGGCACGCCTTTGCCTACACCAACCATACGTTGCTGCCCGAGGCGCTCGAACAATGGCCGCTCGAACTGTTCGGCCGCATCCTGCCGCGCCACCTCGAAATCATCTACGAGCTCAACGCGCGCTTCCTCGACGACGTGCGCATCCGATTCTATGGCGACGAGACCCGGCTCACCCGGCTATCTCTCATCAACGAACAGGGCGGCCGCCATGTGCGCATGGCCAATCTGGCCTGCCTGGGCAGCCATGCGATCAATGGCGTCGCGGCATTGCACTCGCAACTCATGCGCGAGGACGTGCTCAAGGACGTCTACGAGATGTGGCCCGACAAGTTCACGAACGTGACCAACGGCGTCACGCCGCGCCGGTGGATTGCGCTGTCCAACCCGCGCATGACGCAGTTGGTCACCGAGGCCATCGGCGACGGCTGGATCCGCGACCTCGGCGAGATCCGCGCACTCGAGCCCTACGCCGACGACGCGGCGTTCCGCGAGCGCTGGTACGACGTGCGGCGCGAGAACAAGCGCGACCTCGCGCGCCTCGTGCGCGACGCCACCGGCGTGGTCATCGACCCCGAGTCGATGTTCGACGTCATGGTCAAGCGCATCCACGAATACAAGCGCCAGCATCTGGCGGTGCTCCATATCATCGCGCTTTATCACCGCATCAAGTCGGATCCGCATGCGGAGATCACGCCGCGCACGTTCCTGTTCGGCGGCAAGGCCGCGCCCGGTTACCACTATGCCAAGCTCATGATCCGCTTCGTCACGTCGGTTGCCGACGTGGTGAACAACGATCCGCAGGTGCGTGACCGGCTCAAGGTGGTGTTCCTGCCCAACTTCAACGTGACCTATGGCCAGCGCATCTATCCCGCCGCGGACCTGTCGGAGCAGATCTCGCTCGCGGGCAAGGAGGCCTCGGGCACCGGCAATATGAAATTCGCAATGAACGGCGCCATCACGATCGGCACCATGGACGGCGCCAATATCGAGCTGCGCGACGCGATCGGCCCCGATTTCTTTTTTCCGTTCGGGCTCAATGCGGCCGAGGTCTACGCGCTCAAGGCCGCGGGATACCGGCCGGCCACGTTCTACGAGAGCGACCCCGAACTGCGCGCGGTCATCGACCTGATTCAGCACGGTTTCTTCTCGAAAGGGGATGCCGCGGTGTTCCGTCCGCTCTTCGAAGGCCTGCTCCAGCATGACCCATACATGCTGCTCGCGGACTTCGCGTCGTACGTGCATTGCCAGCAGAACGTCTCCAACGCCTATGGCGACCGCGCGCGCTGGCAGCGCATGTCGATCCTGTCGAGCGCACGCTCCGGGCATTTTTCGTCCGATCGTGCGATTCGCGAGTATGCCGACCGCATCTGGCGCGTGGAGCCGGTCCCGGTCTGCCTGCTGCACCGTTCGAGCGGACAGGTTCAGGGCGCGCGACAGGCGGGCGAACCCGGCTTCAGCGAGCGCTGCGCACCGTGA
- the malQ gene encoding 4-alpha-glucanotransferase produces the protein MTTHHTDPLAALATQAGLQTQWDDAWGQPQTLSPAAIRTVLTAMGLPCETDDQCEASRARLEAEDAAHGLPPLITADIDRPVHVPWREAIAQRPYRIEMEDGSVVEDVARRVEWTSAADTGLGRSGSVLALAPIATAGYHRLVLGDLHTTIAVAPPRCYGVEDALNEHGGGKPDAHPWGLAVQLYSLRRGAPTGLGDLTALADACEAAAKASAQAVAINPLHAGFAALPSRYSPYSPSSRLFFNPLYVDPAAVFGAEAVATAIDALSLAEAFRAAEARDEIDWLALSPARYAVLRWLWERQAQLLPADVLQRFSAFRALGGSALHAHACFEAMQQHRLQRDGEAGADWRNWPAEWRDPHDDAVAAFARDHADDVAFHTFLQWLAADGLAAAQRRARAAGMAIGVIADLAVGTDPGGSHAWTRQAEILNGFHAGAPPDVYNPLGQDWGVAVFSPRGLRQHGYAAFIEMLRANLAHAGGLRIDHVLGLARMWLVPEGASAREGAYLTYPLDDLLRLVALESWRHRAIVIGENLGTVPASLNAALAARGVLGIDVLWFERDAEPPAGTTARFVPAAEWPVQAVATTTTHDLPSIAGWWAGRDIAWRASLGQLGPGETEASAMAVRAADRAALWHALVEGGMIDGAARDLPPQEPPIEAILAWLGRTRTPLRLVPIEDLTGAVEQPNLPGTISGHPNWQRRIDVDVRALFARSDVAARVRALRSGDA, from the coding sequence ATGACGACACATCACACCGATCCGCTCGCGGCGCTGGCCACGCAGGCAGGCCTGCAAACCCAATGGGACGACGCGTGGGGCCAGCCGCAGACGCTGTCGCCCGCGGCAATCCGCACCGTGCTGACGGCCATGGGCCTGCCGTGCGAGACCGATGACCAGTGCGAAGCCTCGCGCGCGCGGCTCGAGGCCGAAGACGCCGCGCATGGCTTGCCGCCCCTGATCACCGCCGACATCGATCGCCCCGTGCATGTGCCCTGGCGCGAGGCGATCGCGCAGCGGCCGTATCGCATCGAGATGGAAGACGGCAGCGTCGTGGAAGACGTGGCGCGGCGCGTGGAATGGACTTCCGCCGCGGACACCGGTTTGGGCAGAAGCGGCAGCGTCCTCGCGCTGGCGCCCATCGCCACGGCCGGCTATCACCGCCTGGTACTCGGCGACCTGCACACCACCATCGCCGTCGCCCCGCCGCGCTGCTACGGCGTGGAGGATGCCCTGAACGAGCATGGCGGCGGAAAGCCCGACGCTCATCCATGGGGACTGGCTGTGCAGCTTTATTCGCTGCGGCGGGGTGCCCCGACCGGCCTCGGCGACCTGACCGCGCTGGCCGATGCCTGCGAAGCCGCGGCCAAGGCGAGCGCGCAGGCGGTCGCGATCAATCCGCTGCATGCGGGCTTTGCCGCGCTGCCGTCACGCTATAGCCCCTATTCGCCGTCGAGCCGGCTGTTCTTCAATCCGCTCTATGTGGACCCCGCCGCGGTATTCGGCGCGGAGGCGGTCGCGACGGCGATCGACGCCCTGTCGCTGGCCGAGGCGTTCCGCGCGGCAGAGGCGCGCGACGAAATCGACTGGCTCGCGCTGTCTCCCGCGCGCTATGCCGTGCTGCGATGGTTATGGGAACGTCAGGCGCAGCTTCTGCCGGCGGACGTGCTGCAACGCTTTTCGGCGTTTCGCGCGCTGGGTGGCAGCGCCCTGCACGCGCACGCCTGCTTCGAGGCGATGCAGCAGCATCGCCTGCAGCGCGATGGCGAGGCGGGTGCCGACTGGCGCAACTGGCCCGCCGAATGGCGGGACCCTCACGACGACGCCGTGGCCGCCTTTGCGCGCGATCATGCCGACGACGTGGCCTTCCACACCTTCCTGCAGTGGCTGGCCGCGGACGGCCTCGCCGCCGCGCAGCGTCGCGCGCGCGCTGCCGGCATGGCCATCGGCGTGATCGCGGACCTCGCCGTGGGCACCGATCCCGGTGGCAGCCACGCGTGGACGCGGCAGGCCGAGATCCTCAACGGCTTTCATGCGGGCGCGCCGCCCGACGTGTACAACCCGCTCGGGCAGGACTGGGGCGTCGCGGTGTTCTCGCCGCGCGGGCTGCGCCAGCACGGCTACGCGGCGTTCATCGAGATGCTGCGCGCGAATCTCGCGCATGCGGGTGGCCTGCGCATCGATCATGTGCTGGGCCTCGCGCGCATGTGGCTGGTGCCCGAGGGCGCTTCCGCGCGCGAAGGCGCCTATCTGACCTATCCGCTGGACGATCTGCTGCGGCTCGTGGCGCTGGAATCGTGGCGGCATCGCGCGATCGTCATCGGCGAGAACCTCGGTACCGTGCCCGCATCGCTCAATGCCGCCCTCGCGGCGCGCGGCGTGCTCGGCATCGACGTGCTGTGGTTCGAGCGGGATGCCGAGCCACCGGCGGGGACGACCGCCCGCTTCGTGCCCGCAGCGGAATGGCCGGTGCAGGCGGTGGCCACGACGACCACGCACGATCTGCCGAGCATCGCGGGCTGGTGGGCCGGCCGCGATATCGCCTGGCGCGCGAGCCTCGGGCAGCTGGGCCCCGGCGAAACCGAGGCCAGCGCGATGGCCGTGCGCGCGGCCGATCGGGCGGCGTTATGGCATGCGCTCGTCGAGGGCGGGATGATCGACGGCGCAGCGCGCGACCTTCCGCCACAGGAGCCGCCGATCGAGGCCATCCTCGCGTGGCTGGGACGCACGCGCACGCCGCTGCGGCTCGTGCCGATCGAGGACCTGACCGGTGCGGTCGAGCAGCCCAATCTCCCGGGCACGATCAGCGGCCATCCGAACTGGCAGCGGCGGATCGATGTGGATGTCCGGGCGCTGTTCGCACGCAGCGACGTTGCCGCGCGCGTGCGCGCGCTGCGGAGCGGGGATGCGTGA
- the glgA gene encoding glycogen synthase GlgA gives MNANILFVAAEAQPLAKTGGLADVIGGLSGALQQRGANVSVLMPGYPRAVAAARGVRSLGAIRLPMALPPGHSPARLLEGQMPDSGARVIFLDCPSLYDRPGSLYVDPTGRDFCDNAQRFAALAHAAAAIAAGETPLPAPAMVHAHDWHAGLTPLFMRMRGLHIPTVCTIHNLAFQGVFPMELAGTLGIPDEYLAPDGIEFWGKLNFLKAGIRYADRVTTVSHTYAREIRTSHFGHGLEGLLDYRADVLGAIPNGVDTSAWDPATDRLLPQRYDARSVAGKKACKAALQARFGLPQDADRPIVAMGSRLTHQKMADVALDAIEIIVSAHADVQFAILGCGDRTLEAAYVELAARYPDRVAVAIGYREEDAHLLHAGADALLHGSRFEPFGLTPVYAMRYGTVPIVSRVGGLADTVRDVGHEALPAPRANGIIFDGESAEDMAEAITRALGWLGKSRHWRAMQRVGMQTDFSWDSPARQYMALYGALAPALAIAPQPIAETLAVAIERDEAQAAAATKPARAPRSRKPARPASVAEPQGATVESVAAATLA, from the coding sequence TTGAACGCGAACATCCTTTTCGTCGCGGCGGAAGCGCAACCTCTTGCCAAGACGGGCGGCCTTGCCGACGTCATTGGCGGTTTGTCGGGCGCGCTGCAGCAACGCGGCGCGAACGTGTCTGTCCTTATGCCCGGCTATCCGCGCGCGGTCGCGGCGGCACGCGGCGTACGCAGCCTGGGCGCGATCCGGCTGCCAATGGCGCTGCCTCCCGGGCATAGTCCCGCCCGGCTGCTCGAGGGCCAGATGCCGGACAGCGGCGCGCGCGTGATTTTCCTCGATTGCCCCTCGCTCTACGATCGCCCCGGTTCGCTCTACGTCGATCCGACGGGCCGCGATTTCTGCGATAACGCGCAGCGTTTTGCTGCGCTCGCACATGCGGCCGCAGCGATCGCCGCGGGCGAGACACCGCTCCCGGCGCCGGCGATGGTTCACGCGCACGACTGGCATGCCGGCCTGACGCCGCTGTTCATGCGCATGCGCGGATTGCACATTCCTACGGTCTGCACGATCCACAACCTCGCGTTCCAGGGCGTGTTCCCGATGGAGCTGGCCGGCACGCTGGGCATTCCCGACGAATATCTCGCGCCGGATGGCATCGAGTTCTGGGGCAAGCTCAACTTCCTCAAGGCCGGCATCCGTTACGCCGATCGCGTGACGACCGTCAGCCACACCTATGCGCGCGAAATCCGCACGAGCCACTTCGGCCACGGCCTGGAAGGGCTGCTGGACTATCGCGCCGATGTACTCGGCGCGATTCCGAACGGCGTGGACACGTCGGCATGGGATCCCGCGACAGACCGCCTGCTGCCCCAGCGCTACGACGCGCGCAGCGTGGCGGGCAAGAAGGCATGCAAGGCTGCGCTCCAGGCGCGCTTCGGCCTGCCGCAGGATGCGGACCGCCCGATCGTCGCCATGGGCAGCCGCCTCACGCATCAGAAGATGGCGGACGTCGCGCTCGATGCGATCGAAATCATCGTGTCGGCGCATGCGGATGTGCAGTTTGCGATTCTCGGCTGCGGCGATCGCACGCTCGAGGCTGCGTACGTCGAACTCGCCGCGCGCTATCCCGATCGTGTCGCGGTCGCCATCGGCTATCGCGAGGAAGACGCGCACCTGCTGCATGCCGGCGCCGATGCGCTGCTGCATGGCAGCCGCTTCGAACCCTTCGGCCTGACGCCCGTGTACGCGATGCGCTACGGCACCGTGCCGATCGTCTCGCGCGTGGGCGGTTTGGCAGATACCGTGCGCGATGTGGGACACGAGGCATTGCCAGCCCCGCGCGCGAATGGGATCATCTTCGACGGCGAAAGCGCGGAGGACATGGCGGAAGCCATCACGCGCGCGCTGGGCTGGCTGGGCAAGTCGCGGCACTGGCGCGCGATGCAGCGCGTGGGCATGCAGACCGATTTCAGCTGGGACAGCCCGGCACGCCAGTACATGGCACTGTACGGCGCGCTTGCACCGGCACTCGCCATCGCTCCGCAACCGATCGCGGAGACACTGGCGGTTGCCATCGAGCGCGACGAAGCCCAGGCGGCCGCTGCCACGAAGCCGGCCAGGGCGCCGAGGAGCCGCAAGCCCGCACGCCCGGCATCCGTTGCCGAGCCGCAGGGCGCGACTGTGGAGTCCGTGGCTGCCGCCACACTTGCCTGA
- a CDS encoding ATP-binding protein: MWQRQPSVFQPAREESAGTRVSGVSRGISDVSNVSASHPAWLDALQDVAVFDLAPDGHIRQWTHAAWRTFRYAEDEVVGRHVSCLLSGGSRHGADTHDDTVSAGCDRWLDSARDEGRGEWRGWCARRDGSVFYAHLGLVVHADGMAVACHDVTVRHAAEERAEQAEARRAQLANALHDRAVCELSLDGTILEWNDGATALTGYSASEAIGQPISLLYSRQDIAAGNDLAALEAVRAQGAWSGEDRLQRKDGSLVRCAIGQVLSRDAAACPTGILWTAHDMTDAARLRELEGAGRRVQAFLAILAHELRNPLAPIRNAVDVIRLTSPADGRIRHCADIIGRQVHLLTRLVTDLMDVGRVTTGKLKVQLAPTMYNEIVGTSIEAIRPVIEAAGQRISVTLPTDPLFVNADAGRLGQVLSNLLSNATKYTARGGAISVDVVAEGGSVITTVADTGEGIAPEALDRIFNLFTQEGDAAGQRSGLGIGLALARAVVEAHGGAIQASSPGEGRGSTFTVILPEVEMDGEAVVRAVPEASVSRRVLIVDDNADSADSMVELLAVLGHEARAAYGGAQALEVVRDFMPDVVLLDLEMPEMNGYEVLAAMQAHGLRASVFALTGRGTADDRRRALDAGFAEHLVKPVTVESLNGALRG; encoded by the coding sequence ATGTGGCAGCGGCAGCCGTCGGTCTTTCAGCCGGCGCGGGAGGAATCCGCGGGCACGCGCGTGAGCGGCGTGTCGCGCGGCATATCGGATGTATCGAACGTATCGGCATCGCATCCCGCATGGCTCGACGCCCTGCAGGATGTTGCCGTATTCGATCTGGCCCCCGACGGGCATATCCGTCAATGGACCCACGCGGCCTGGCGCACGTTCCGCTATGCGGAGGACGAGGTGGTGGGACGGCATGTGTCGTGCCTGCTGTCGGGGGGCAGCAGGCACGGCGCCGATACGCACGACGACACCGTTTCGGCAGGCTGCGACCGGTGGCTCGACTCGGCACGCGACGAGGGCCGTGGCGAATGGCGCGGCTGGTGTGCGCGACGCGACGGCAGCGTCTTCTATGCGCACCTCGGTCTGGTGGTCCACGCCGACGGCATGGCCGTGGCATGTCACGACGTGACCGTGCGCCATGCGGCCGAGGAGCGCGCGGAGCAGGCCGAGGCCCGGCGCGCGCAACTGGCCAACGCGCTGCACGATCGTGCGGTCTGTGAACTGAGCCTCGATGGCACGATTCTGGAATGGAACGATGGCGCGACCGCGCTGACGGGGTATAGCGCGAGCGAGGCGATCGGCCAGCCCATCTCCCTGCTGTACTCGCGGCAGGACATCGCGGCCGGCAACGACCTCGCGGCACTCGAGGCGGTGCGCGCGCAGGGCGCGTGGAGCGGCGAAGACCGGCTGCAGCGCAAGGATGGTTCGCTCGTGCGCTGTGCCATCGGCCAGGTGCTGTCGCGCGACGCGGCAGCTTGTCCCACGGGCATTCTCTGGACCGCCCACGACATGACCGATGCCGCGCGGTTGCGGGAGTTGGAGGGCGCGGGCCGTCGCGTGCAGGCTTTCCTGGCCATTCTCGCGCATGAACTGCGCAATCCGCTCGCGCCTATCCGCAATGCGGTGGACGTCATCCGCCTGACCTCGCCGGCGGACGGCCGTATTCGCCATTGCGCGGATATCATCGGCCGGCAGGTCCATCTGCTGACGCGGCTCGTCACGGACCTGATGGATGTCGGGCGCGTGACCACGGGCAAACTCAAGGTGCAGCTTGCCCCGACCATGTACAACGAGATCGTCGGCACGAGCATCGAGGCGATTCGCCCGGTCATCGAGGCAGCCGGACAGCGCATCTCGGTGACGTTGCCCACCGATCCGCTGTTCGTCAATGCCGATGCGGGCCGGCTGGGACAGGTCCTGTCGAACCTGCTCAGCAACGCGACCAAATACACCGCGCGCGGCGGCGCCATCTCGGTCGATGTCGTCGCCGAGGGCGGAAGCGTCATCACCACCGTGGCCGACACGGGCGAAGGCATCGCACCCGAAGCGCTCGATCGCATCTTCAACCTGTTCACGCAGGAGGGCGATGCGGCGGGACAACGCAGCGGTCTCGGCATCGGCCTTGCGCTGGCGCGCGCCGTGGTGGAAGCGCATGGTGGTGCGATTCAGGCCAGCAGTCCCGGCGAGGGCCGGGGCAGTACGTTCACCGTGATCCTCCCGGAGGTGGAAATGGACGGCGAAGCGGTGGTACGCGCGGTGCCCGAAGCAAGCGTCTCGCGCCGCGTGCTGATCGTCGACGACAACGCGGACTCGGCGGACAGCATGGTGGAACTCCTCGCGGTGCTCGGCCACGAGGCCCGCGCCGCTTACGGCGGCGCGCAGGCGCTCGAGGTGGTGCGCGACTTCATGCCCGACGTGGTGCTGCTGGACCTCGAGATGCCCGAGATGAACGGCTACGAGGTGCTTGCCGCCATGCAGGCCCACGGGCTGCGGGCGAGCGTGTTCGCGCTGACGGGCCGCGGTACCGCGGACGACCGGCGCCGCGCACTCGATGCGGGCTTCGCCGAGCATCTGGTCAAGCCGGTCACCGTGGAGTCGCTGAACGGCGCGCTGCGGGGCTAG
- the glgX gene encoding glycogen debranching protein GlgX, producing MASAPIDRLLPGKPYPLGAHWDGLGVNFAVFSANASRIDLCLFSANGRREMQRLQLPECTDEVWHGYLPHAPLGTVYGLRAFGPYEPARGHRFNPHKLLLDPYARQLSGPVRWSDALFGYRLNSPRADLTPDRRDSAPMMAKGVVVDESFHWGDDRPPAVPWPQTTIYEAHVRGVSMQREDLLPHVRGTFEALADPRFVDHLHALGVTSIELLPVHAFLQDRFLIERGLRNYWGYNSLAFFAPEPQFLSANQLHEVKVAIRRLHAAGIEVILDVVYNHTCEGNELGPTVSWRGLDNASYYRLMPGDERHYINDTGCGNTLNMSHPRVLQMVMDSLRYWVQCYRVDGFRFDLGTTLGREAQGFDPGSGFFDALLQDPVLSRVKLISEPWDLGPGGYQVGNHPPGFAEWNDKFRDNVRRYWRGDAGQRGELAARLTGSADLFDRRHRKPWASVNFITAHDGFTLADLVSYSHKHNEANREDNRDGNDDNASANWSPDGSVEGPTDDPAIRETRARVARALMTTLLLSQGTPMITAGDEWGRSQGGNNNAYCQDSPLSWLDWNAAADPANAPMLTCVKRLLALRRQLPVLTENRFVHGRTRPAPGLADIAWFDPDGNELSPEQWANPEERTLALRRAAHDHAQQDVVQVILLCLNAGCEDAVFRPPAPGTQWRVLFDSTAPGDEETPVRYGDDGRAMQLVPAHGAVLLAADVSKEENG from the coding sequence ATGGCGAGCGCACCCATCGACCGCCTGCTGCCCGGCAAGCCCTATCCGCTCGGCGCGCACTGGGACGGGCTAGGCGTCAACTTCGCGGTGTTCTCCGCCAATGCGAGCCGCATCGACCTGTGCCTGTTCTCGGCCAATGGCCGCCGCGAGATGCAACGGCTGCAGTTGCCGGAGTGCACCGACGAGGTCTGGCACGGATACCTGCCCCACGCTCCGCTCGGCACCGTGTACGGCCTTCGCGCGTTCGGGCCTTACGAGCCCGCGCGCGGCCACCGTTTCAATCCGCACAAGCTGCTGCTCGATCCCTATGCGCGCCAGCTCTCGGGTCCCGTGCGCTGGTCCGACGCCTTGTTCGGCTACCGGCTCAACAGCCCGCGCGCGGACCTCACGCCCGACCGCCGCGACAGCGCGCCGATGATGGCCAAGGGCGTGGTCGTCGACGAAAGCTTCCACTGGGGCGACGACCGCCCACCCGCCGTGCCCTGGCCGCAGACGACGATCTACGAGGCCCACGTGCGCGGCGTTTCCATGCAGCGCGAGGACCTGCTGCCGCATGTCCGCGGCACGTTCGAGGCGCTGGCCGATCCGCGCTTCGTCGATCATCTGCATGCGCTCGGCGTGACGTCCATCGAACTGCTGCCCGTGCATGCATTCCTGCAGGACCGCTTCCTGATCGAGCGCGGCCTGCGCAACTACTGGGGCTACAACTCGCTCGCGTTCTTCGCGCCCGAGCCGCAGTTCCTGTCCGCGAACCAGCTGCACGAGGTCAAGGTCGCCATCCGGCGGCTCCATGCGGCCGGTATCGAGGTCATTCTCGACGTGGTCTACAACCACACGTGCGAAGGCAACGAACTCGGGCCGACGGTATCGTGGCGCGGCCTCGACAATGCCAGCTACTACCGGCTGATGCCGGGCGACGAACGCCATTACATCAACGACACCGGTTGCGGCAATACGCTCAACATGTCGCATCCGCGCGTACTCCAGATGGTGATGGACTCGCTGCGCTATTGGGTGCAGTGCTATCGCGTGGATGGCTTCCGCTTCGATCTCGGCACCACGCTGGGCCGCGAGGCGCAGGGGTTCGATCCGGGCTCGGGCTTCTTCGACGCGCTACTGCAGGATCCCGTCCTGTCGCGCGTGAAGCTCATCTCCGAGCCATGGGATCTGGGCCCCGGCGGCTACCAGGTCGGCAATCACCCGCCGGGCTTCGCCGAATGGAACGACAAGTTCCGCGACAACGTGCGGCGCTACTGGCGCGGCGATGCGGGCCAGCGCGGTGAGCTCGCGGCGCGGCTGACAGGCTCCGCGGACCTGTTCGACCGCCGCCACCGCAAGCCATGGGCGAGCGTCAACTTCATCACCGCGCACGACGGCTTCACGCTCGCGGACCTCGTGAGCTACAGCCACAAGCACAACGAGGCGAACCGCGAGGACAACCGCGACGGCAACGACGACAACGCGAGCGCGAACTGGAGTCCCGATGGCAGCGTCGAGGGACCGACCGACGATCCCGCCATCCGCGAGACGCGCGCCCGCGTCGCGCGCGCGTTGATGACCACGCTGCTGCTGTCGCAGGGCACGCCGATGATCACCGCCGGCGACGAATGGGGCCGCAGCCAGGGAGGGAACAACAATGCCTACTGCCAGGACAGCCCCCTCTCCTGGCTCGACTGGAACGCCGCGGCCGATCCGGCGAACGCGCCGATGCTCACATGCGTGAAACGTCTGCTCGCGCTGCGCCGGCAATTGCCCGTGCTCACGGAAAACCGCTTTGTGCACGGCCGCACGCGCCCCGCGCCCGGCCTCGCCGATATCGCGTGGTTCGACCCCGATGGCAACGAACTGAGCCCCGAGCAGTGGGCCAACCCCGAGGAACGCACGCTGGCGCTGCGCCGCGCCGCGCACGACCATGCCCAGCAGGACGTCGTGCAGGTGATCCTCCTCTGCCTGAACGCGGGCTGCGAGGACGCCGTGTTCCGTCCGCCCGCGCCCGGCACGCAGTGGCGCGTGCTGTTCGACAGCACCGCGCCCGGCGACGAGGAAACCCCTGTCCGCTATGGCGACGACGGACGCGCGATGCAGCTTGTGCCCGCACACGGGGCGGTACTTCTCGCGGCAGACGTATCGAAGGAAGAGAACGGCTGA